From Chloroflexota bacterium, the proteins below share one genomic window:
- a CDS encoding DUF951 domain-containing protein, with translation MPIEVFIDDIVRLRKVHPCGSYEWRVVRIGADIGLKCLGCGRRILLPRSTFERRLKAFVARAPRYENGQQPPLQDKAAL, from the coding sequence ATGCCAATAGAAGTATTCATTGACGACATTGTACGCCTGCGCAAAGTCCATCCATGTGGTAGCTACGAGTGGCGGGTGGTGCGCATCGGGGCCGACATCGGCCTCAAATGCCTAGGCTGTGGGCGACGAATACTGCTCCCTCGTAGCACATTTGAACGCCGCCTGAAAGCTTTCGTTGCCCGTGCTCCTCGCTATGAGAATGGGCAGCAACCTCCCTTGCAGGACAAGGCAGCACTATGA
- a CDS encoding MFS transporter → MSTCPTDRPPEENNLAAIFKNRNFRLLWTSQVFGQSAQNAILFVQMVMVEGLTRSSGLVGLMVLFYNLPSILFSLFSGVIIDRFRKKSILLFCNISRVFVVATFILLYRYAQGTGMLSAVYALTFILSTIGQLSDPAESAMVPLLVPPQQLLTANSVFHLLFNVAQVLGLLFLAPLALKLGGVEGAFATISLTYLITALLLWPISAHEPLPDPRLVQNVLPNLWNELKAGWQFVIAQKSVLIAICQHALITMLTMIIAVLAPGFAARVLGMQPTDAIYIFFSAGLGMFLVTMWTGHLGHRFRREMLVIAGLLITGLALLGFTIVAWTSETAASTLAKPTQQVITLVIVMALALGAGGTLAIVAAQTIVQERSPIALRGRVITAEFLFANVVGLLPMLVISGLADFIGIPTVLMGLATLVIASALLSLRFGYKPKRKLPYVDSR, encoded by the coding sequence ATGAGCACTTGTCCCACAGATCGCCCACCCGAAGAGAATAATCTTGCGGCTATCTTCAAAAACCGCAATTTCAGATTGCTGTGGACCTCACAGGTTTTTGGCCAATCTGCCCAAAATGCCATCCTCTTCGTGCAAATGGTGATGGTCGAAGGGCTGACGCGTTCCAGCGGCCTCGTAGGGCTGATGGTGCTCTTTTACAACCTGCCCTCGATTCTTTTCAGTTTGTTTTCTGGCGTAATCATTGACCGCTTTCGCAAGAAGAGCATCCTCTTGTTCTGTAACATATCACGCGTCTTTGTCGTTGCTACCTTTATCCTCTTATACCGCTATGCCCAGGGAACGGGAATGCTAAGCGCCGTATATGCCTTGACTTTCATCCTCTCCACAATCGGGCAATTATCTGACCCGGCTGAGTCAGCCATGGTGCCTCTGTTAGTTCCACCGCAACAACTGCTAACGGCAAATTCGGTCTTCCACCTCCTCTTCAATGTCGCTCAGGTCTTGGGATTGCTCTTCCTGGCACCTTTGGCGCTGAAGCTGGGCGGGGTTGAAGGTGCTTTTGCCACGATTTCTCTGACCTATTTGATCACTGCGTTGCTCCTTTGGCCCATATCCGCCCACGAGCCGCTTCCTGATCCTCGGCTAGTCCAAAATGTATTGCCCAACCTTTGGAACGAACTAAAAGCGGGATGGCAATTCGTCATCGCTCAGAAATCGGTCCTAATTGCTATTTGCCAACACGCCCTTATCACCATGCTCACTATGATTATCGCTGTACTCGCCCCAGGCTTTGCCGCCCGCGTGCTTGGCATGCAGCCAACTGATGCTATCTATATCTTCTTCTCGGCTGGATTGGGCATGTTCCTCGTTACTATGTGGACAGGACATCTGGGTCATCGCTTCCGTCGTGAGATGTTGGTCATTGCTGGCCTGCTCATCACAGGCCTCGCCCTACTGGGCTTCACCATTGTGGCCTGGACCAGCGAGACTGCCGCAAGCACGCTGGCCAAACCCACCCAACAGGTAATTACGTTAGTCATTGTGATGGCCTTGGCACTGGGCGCAGGAGGCACGCTGGCCATAGTAGCGGCCCAGACCATTGTACAGGAGCGCTCACCAATCGCGCTGCGAGGACGGGTGATCACGGCCGAGTTCCTGTTTGCCAACGTGGTTGGTCTTCTGCCCATGCTGGTCATCAGCGGTCTAGCCGACTTTATCGGTATTCCCACTGTCTTGATGGGACTTGCTACTCTGGTCATTGCCAGCGCATTGCTCAGTTTGCGCTTTGGCTACAAGCCCAAAAGGAAGCTTCCCTATGTGGACTCTAGATGA
- the mnmE gene encoding tRNA uridine-5-carboxymethylaminomethyl(34) synthesis GTPase MnmE, protein MWTLDDTIAAISTPIGEGGIGIIRLSGPDARAILCKVFLPAGRESPCSFEPESHRLYYGHVIDPDTGVVVDEVLAVLMRAPRTYTRQDVAEIHCHGGIVPLRRALELVLRHGARLAQPGEFTLRAFLNGRIDLAQAEAVLDIVRAKTEVSLRVAMEQLDGHISDQVRKIRSMLVEALAYLEASLDFPEDEIPPLDLSSILTQAKEQIKALLAQANQGMIYRQGVRTAIVGRPNVGKSSLLNALLRTSRAIVTPIPGTTRDTLEETLNLRGIPLCLVDTAGITKSTNLIEKLGIERSRQALQQADLVLFVIDGSEPLRAEDFELAAAVRNKSVIVVVNKLDLPAVADADSLLPEARHVHLSALTGEGVNTLEDVIVETIFCGQVQTPDVPTISNPRHCAILNRVLAHVADAEKSYQAECAADLTAIDLTAAVNALGEITGETASEDVLEVIFSNFCLGK, encoded by the coding sequence ATGTGGACTCTAGATGATACCATCGCAGCCATTTCTACTCCCATTGGCGAAGGTGGCATCGGCATTATCCGCTTGAGCGGGCCAGATGCAAGGGCAATCCTCTGCAAAGTCTTCCTACCCGCTGGCAGGGAAAGCCCCTGCTCTTTCGAACCGGAGTCGCACCGCTTGTACTACGGCCACGTGATAGACCCCGACACTGGCGTCGTAGTGGATGAAGTGCTGGCCGTGCTCATGCGCGCACCACGCACCTACACTCGGCAGGATGTGGCCGAGATCCATTGCCATGGGGGCATTGTCCCTCTACGACGCGCCCTTGAACTTGTGCTGCGCCACGGAGCACGGCTTGCCCAACCCGGCGAGTTCACGCTACGTGCTTTTCTCAATGGACGCATTGACCTGGCCCAAGCCGAGGCAGTTTTGGATATCGTGCGCGCCAAAACCGAAGTCAGCCTGCGCGTGGCCATGGAGCAACTCGACGGTCACATTTCAGACCAAGTGCGCAAGATACGTTCCATGCTGGTAGAAGCACTTGCCTATCTGGAAGCGTCGCTCGATTTCCCCGAGGATGAGATTCCCCCTCTGGATCTGAGCTCAATCTTGACACAGGCTAAGGAGCAGATCAAAGCATTGCTAGCCCAGGCTAATCAGGGCATGATCTATCGTCAGGGTGTGCGCACGGCCATTGTGGGTCGGCCCAATGTAGGCAAATCAAGTTTGCTCAATGCCTTGCTCCGCACTAGTCGTGCTATTGTTACTCCCATCCCAGGAACGACGCGCGACACCCTGGAAGAGACCTTGAACTTGCGCGGTATTCCACTGTGTCTCGTGGACACAGCCGGCATCACCAAAAGCACCAACCTCATCGAAAAGCTGGGCATCGAGCGCAGCCGCCAGGCTTTGCAACAAGCCGATTTGGTCTTGTTTGTGATAGATGGAAGCGAACCACTTCGAGCAGAAGACTTTGAACTCGCTGCTGCGGTGCGGAACAAGAGTGTGATCGTGGTCGTCAACAAACTAGACTTGCCTGCGGTAGCAGACGCGGACTCGCTCTTGCCTGAGGCCAGGCATGTCCACCTCTCTGCCCTTACAGGTGAGGGGGTGAATACACTAGAGGATGTGATTGTCGAGACAATATTCTGCGGCCAGGTGCAAACGCCAGATGTGCCCACTATCAGCAACCCCAGGCATTGCGCAATTCTGAACCGCGTCCTGGCCCATGTGGCTGATGCCGAGAAGAGCTATCAAGCCGAATGCGCTGCAGATTTGACCGCTATAGACCTCACCGCTGCCGTGAATGCCCTGGGGGAAATCACCGGTGAAACTGCCAGTGAGGATGTGTTGGAAGTTATTTTCAGCAACTTTTGTCTTGGCAAGTGA